One region of Desulfovibrio desulfuricans genomic DNA includes:
- a CDS encoding ERF family protein, whose protein sequence is MNQYQSESITDLAKALLNVQRTVQPMAKDAENPFTKSWYASLKSVMDACRDALIENGIWLCQYPVPAEQPNSLGLVTKLTHAESGQWQSSLAVVPLPKADPQGMGSAITYARRYALTAMLGMVTEDDDGEGAKNGKKSPTRPKLPVIAPGSQKTRQREPSIKNNLSSPSNRPSSSLESLPPLEGVTYQQVTAQDGRPCIIATGNTQAKKELLTGSGFLWSPQRKLWWKYVDAA, encoded by the coding sequence ATGAACCAATACCAATCAGAAAGCATCACCGACTTGGCCAAGGCCTTGCTCAACGTCCAGCGCACCGTGCAACCTATGGCCAAGGATGCTGAAAATCCTTTTACCAAAAGCTGGTACGCCAGCCTCAAAAGCGTCATGGACGCCTGTCGCGATGCGCTTATCGAAAACGGCATCTGGCTGTGCCAGTACCCTGTGCCTGCGGAGCAGCCCAACTCTCTCGGCCTGGTCACCAAGCTCACCCATGCGGAGTCCGGGCAGTGGCAAAGCTCTCTGGCCGTGGTTCCTTTGCCCAAGGCCGACCCGCAGGGCATGGGATCGGCAATTACTTATGCTCGCCGCTACGCGTTAACCGCCATGTTGGGCATGGTAACCGAAGATGACGATGGCGAAGGGGCTAAAAATGGCAAAAAATCGCCTACCCGACCCAAATTGCCCGTAATCGCCCCTGGATCGCAAAAAACGCGGCAACGCGAGCCTTCCATCAAAAACAACCTTTCAAGCCCCTCAAATCGCCCGTCATCCAGCCTTGAAAGCCTTCCACCACTTGAAGGCGTCACCTACCAGCAAGTTACAGCTCAGGACGGACGCCCTTGCATCATTGCCACCGGCAATACACAAGCCAAAAAGGAATTACTTACCGGCTCGGGCTTCCTCTGGAGCCCGCAGAGAAAATTGTGGTGGAAATATGTTGATGCTGCATAG